The Spea bombifrons isolate aSpeBom1 chromosome 7, aSpeBom1.2.pri, whole genome shotgun sequence genomic interval tttccatcATACATCTTGGCGGTATTTTGTATCCTTTGGAATGTAAGAAGCTTTTTAGTGTAATAACCAACACTATATATCGGGCCGTTCCAGTTTAAAATACTATAAGCATCCCATGAGAAAGCCCAGGAAGATATCATTATGGTTACCAACGATAGATCTGGAAGCAGACATATCTTTTCTGGCCATACTGGTATCTAAGCGCTTGCTTTTTCTCGTAGTCCACATGGCTGTGGTTAAGTTAATAGAGAGTTCTATGCTTCTACGTCCTGGATCATGGAGAGCTGGAGGTCATGTGGTCCATCGTAAATGGAGCCTTCTAAGACCCATAGCTCTAACATGCCACTGGCACTACCCGGAATTTGTTTGCAGTTGAACTTGCGTAAGCCAAGATCTGtggcattattatattattaatttcccGTCCAGATGGTATCTCCCATTTCCGTACCCACCCTTTACAAAAGCTCCctcaaccaatcaacaacaaccaGCGACTTAGCAGTTGGGAAGAGAGAACACGGTGGGAGGAATAATGATGCTGAACCGGTGAAGAGTTCAGACGGGTCATTTAATGTATAGAATTTATGAAAAGTGACATATTTGGCTATATTGATAAAATTACAGGCCAGCTCTCCGTGATCCGGGATTTAGACGCACACAAGATGTTTTGCGTGCTATTTTGTTCTTTAACAaggtacaaaaatacataaaacgtCATCCTTAATCCTGATACAGTATATAATTCTGTAATGTAGTGATTATTGCTGAAGGCACATGGCTGGTTAGAAGGTTTTATATCAACATCTCTCGATACTGTAACATCTAGCAAACAAAAGCTTACAAAATCTTATTTTAATACAGGTTCCTATCATTgccacataataaaatatattatatattcatttggATCAAACACTGTGCAATATAGCTTTTATAGATCTCTTATCGTAATATTAAATTGCTCAAAAAATTAGTTTTATGCAGCAAAAAAATTCTAAGAAAAAGttttatattccaaaaaaataaaatactttgaatGCCGGGCCTCATGGAGATCAGATTCCCCAGAAGCAGGGATATAAGATGTTACGAAACTTGCGACCCTGAACACTGTTTCTTCttactaatattaataattaatgaatattttgcaataataatattttacatcttGTTTTCCAAGACGACTTGGCTAGTGCCGACGATGATAATATTATGATAAGCTTGTCGCTTAGACAAAACAAATAATTCTTAagattgatatatattttgtcagtttaaaaaaaaaaaaaaatcacagattcATAGTAATTCCTGCTTTGTTGTGTGCTAACACTGATTGCCGGAAcggtgaaaaatatataatttcaacaATATTTGCATTATAGAATactgagttattttttttttatacaaacaaGTAACTTTATACATGAAaggggaaaataataataaaaaaaacaacacatacaaGGAGATTATACCAGATAAATGCAATTATATCTGTCTTATTGCCGAGGATGAAGTAAAGCGTTGCCAGTAGCAACCGACAGCCGCAAACTGACCACACAATTAAAGGGATATTTCTGATGGATGTTAACACTAATGTCTAGTTTTCCTGGTAGAACTACAGGGTTGAAGTTGAAACTGGGTGGGCGTCCGATACAAACTTGGCCTACAAGTACCAAGTCCAGGATGGTCCACCTTAAATGTAAGCGTTAATACTGACGGCCGTGTCATTCACTGCTATTTCCAGAGGACTTCAATTTTTTCGTAACACAAAATATACCGATATAATAGAAGCTCTGATTTGGAACCCTGACCCACTGATCTACAATGGAAaggttttaaaaagtatttgaggcctattcactaaagggaaggTTGAACAGAGTAGTGTTTCAGCTGCTATACATTATGCATGTCTTTCCTCAGTCAGCTTCTGCGAgcctggctggccctgtataatgtatagttaacctGGGAGATCATGTATTAAATGATTGTGATCGTGGCAATTTAACTCTCTGGCTGAAAAGGCACATTAACGGCGAAGCAGAATTCAATATATCCGTCCAGAATGTACGCAACACTCGCCGGACAGATCCCGAAATGTGCGGATACAGCTTATCTAGTAATACTCTGAGAAATAATCAGAACATGTTCGGTTAAGCAGAATTATTCcgttttaaatgtcttttaaaaGGCCCTGCTTTTTTGAGCCCTTACTTACTAACACTTCTACTTCTACTAGGAATGGATCCAACTGCTGATTTTGAAAAGGCGCATCGCCTAACGCAATGGACTGGATACACTTTTATTGTAAATCGGAGCAGAAGTGCAAAATACAAGCTTTTCTCCCAAAACACATACGTTCTGGCTCTTCCCCGAATGCATAAAGAGAAGGGCTTCGTGACCAGACCTGCGCATGTTCTTCTCCCATGCTTCATTTCTGCACCCTACTGAATCCAGCCCCTAGCGGGGGAAAAAGCCGCGTTCTTCCGGGGAAAGGGGAGGCGAAGGGAGGCCGTGCGTTCCCACGAACAGGCAGTTCAACTTTGGTTTTAGCTCATTCCAGACTTGGTTCATCtaaaaaagaagaggagaaaataaaaacatttaaaaatatatatatatatatatatatatatatatatataacccaccAGAAGTCCAAGCTCCTAGAAAATGGGACATCAGCGGACGAAAAAGGGACAGAGGGACCTGGGTCTCAAAGAGGGCGTCCCTCCTAAATAAGGATGCTTGAGAGTTACACCAATAAAAACATCACCAGTTTTGGTACTCTAAAGCCGATTTAACCTTTTCGCCGAAGGAGAACGTAATCAGGCTCAGGGATTCCGACGATAACGCCAAACAAAGCGATGTttcaaaagcaaaaatataaaaaaatatacaacagtTTAATCCAActtataaaaagtaaataaataaaaaaaaaaaaaagttggtgaAAGTTGCTGACCTCTTTGTGCCCTTGGATCTGTGAATTCACAAAAGCCCCGAGTATGTGGGAGGTCAGGGGCAGGTAGATGTGGATGAGCTGCGTTTCTTGGTGCAGACAATACAAGGAGAAGTGATTCCGGAGCTCCATGGCCATTATGGCATTTTCTTGCtaatgaaaacaataaatatttgttaaaagcGTTCTCATTCAGAACCATTATCAGACCCTACACGGATATAAGAAATAACGGAACACAGGACATCTTTATGATAGAACATTTCAGAAGACGTACACTACCAGCTTCGGGGTCACTTACAAAAGTTCAAGTTTAGTCCattacaataacattaaaaatggatcAGAAAAGAAATGAAACGGGGCTTAGCGATACTGAAGTCtaaaacacatatattatatatatatatatatatatatatagcgcgaGTAGCTGGTGTCTTGCTTCACCCTAAATGAAGTGACTTGAGGTAGCCAGCCCGAGGGAGGTTACACAAGGGGCCACAAAAAGCAATTTAGGGCTAGGCATACTTACCCTGGTCCCCTGATGTAGTGAATTTAGTCAGGATGGAAGTAAGGGCCCGGCTACTAGGACTCTATCCTACTGGAGGCCACAATTTCACCATTATAAAGGAACAATCCTTTGGAGAATACTCCCCCCTCCCCTGCCCTTTTCCCACCCCAAGCTCCCCAACAAAAGTAGGCGAAACCCCATATTTTTCAGCCCACGGTGCTGAATATTAAAATGATCAAAAGTTAACCTCGGCGATGCGGGACTCCAGCTGCTCCACGGACTCTCCTTCCTTATTCTGTACCGAGGCGCTGATTATCTGCTTCTTCATCAGGCTGTACTTGTGTAAGGCTTTCTGGTGTTTGTGTAATACTCCCTTCTCGTGTCTCTCGCACAGGTCCTGGGGAACGGAAAGCGGAGAAAAAGGCTTACGAACATTTCTAGGTCGCTAAAACGACACCTTCTTCCAGCGGTAAAGGAATCGGTCTTCGAGTTGTGATAGTTAGGACAACATGCAGAGAATCCAAAGGGGCGAAGGCTTACAAAGGGTCGGGGTGATATTAAAATCCGTCACGCTTCCATTCCAGATGGAATACGGACATGTTTTGGGTAAATTGTTGTATACAACAGTCTCTGGGAAGTATAACTTGCCTTGTAGGACTGAAGAAGGTCCAGAAACAGATTCAGCTTCTCCACCACGTCTATTTCTTCAAGTTTACCCTGACAATAACCAAGTAAAAGAATGAGCTTACAGGCAAGTCCACTGGGGTATCTGATCTGTAGTGTATAGCGAGTTGGAATAAATTAAAAGGAGGCCGTGTACATCCAGTACCAATGAGAGCCAACATGGAAACTACCAAGGGTTGGTGACACAGATACGGTAGGACAGGGTTTTCTTGACCTCTCAAAGAAGGTTAGGTTTATGTGGTAGATCTAAATGGATGCTTATAGTTGTTTTGGCCACTTTTTCAGACTTGGAGGTTGTTTTGGCCACCACAGAAAATGTCTAAATTGCAGTTGCGTTAACTTATGCCTTTCCTGTAGTAGTTAAGTTCCTTTTGAACTATCAGGTTAAGGTATAAGGCTTTGAGAACTCAAAAGCCAGGCAAGGATCAACAATATCAAAGATACGAAGGTATGGAAAATGTAATATAGCGTCGTAGAAGCCACCTGTTGTGCTGCCTTGTCAGCGAGCAGCGCAAATTCTACGGATAATCCTTTCAGCGCCTGCTTCAGGGAGCTCCAGGCGCCGTGGGTTAGAGCTGCCCAGGAAGGTAGAGGAGTGGTGTCCGAGCCTAAGGCACTAAAACAGGtttacagaaacatagaaagacATAAAACAAAACCCAACATCAGATACATCCATCAAATACATTCACTTGTTGAGTGTGCAGCACCAGATTATCATCTCATCGTCACGCAAACCGGActaatgtttattattgttataccGCCGCCATCACAAACTCACTTAAGTTGCCTTAATCTTTCCTTCTTCTGCTATCTCCTTTCCATGAGGACTATTCAACATGGTCGGCAAAAGCCTCTTCCCCGTCACAAGGCGCTGATGCAGCAAACCTTTTTCTTTACCCCAAACTCAATCCATACCCAAAAACATTCTCAGACCCACATGGGGTTTGTGCACCGCTCCTACTTGTAGACGGACTAGCTCACATCATCCGAGGAGCTCACTGTACCTTAGTTCTTTGCCAAACCCTAGAAGGTCGGTGGCGTTGTCGATGGCACGTGCCGCCATTCTCTCCGCGCGGTCTCGCAGCTTATAAAAGCTGTTGTATATGTTCCGGATAAGCTCTCGGCTGGCGGCAAACTGGACTTGGATATCACTCGGGAGAAAATCCTGAGAGGACCGGAAACACGAGAGCAATTTGTGGCTTGttcaatgaaaatatattttatgaaatagaTTTTCATTAAACTTCACTGACTAGCAGAAAGTCTAATAGGAGGGCTTGATTTATCCAGCATCACTGGGTGACGCGACTTGGCCACTCAAGGGCAAATCCAGGAGCCTCACAGGGGTGATTGaagatttttctttctataaacACGATTGCAATCAACCATATCATGCATGAATAACTACACAGCGCTTTAAATCAAGTACAGGCACATACATCCACCATAGCGAATGAATGAAATCTTTCATTCCTTGGATACACCTCTCCAAATACGACGGCAGGTAAATAGATGGCGTCTGTCTACACAGCACATAGACTTTTAGGACTCATTGATGGTCCAAATGAGGTTGGTTCTCGTGAGTGTCACTTAATTCTCCCACCGGTGTGTAAAGCCTCTGAGCTTCTATTGGATTCTATAGCTTATTTACTAATGGAATGTGATACATGGAGCGTAATTTAGCTTTTCAATGGCGTGTCCTTGACTTGAAAAGCGAAATAACATTGCAGTTTAAGTGCCAGGGCTCACCTCACATGCTGCAGGCCATTTGACCGTTATGCTAAAActaaataattgaataaaaagttaaacattgTTTCATGGACGAAACCCAGCTTTCTTTCCAAAGAGCTCATTAAGAATCTGTTGACGTAGCGCTGGCTATAAATCCAATTCATCCCCTCACCTTTATCTGAAACGGCCAGTACCGCTATCTTAATtgaattttctctttttcatttctcttcttctttcggCCAGCACCCATCCTCTAATTATCTCCAGTAAGGGAGATAGAATGGTCTCCACCTGCCACGCTGCCCAACTGTTTCATCTTTTTATTCAATGCATGTCATAAAACTGAATACAGATTCTATGTTCTAAAACTCACTAcactctgtgttatatataatgattgATTGAACACAAAACAGATCATTTACAGGCAGAacagggtttattcattaaagggagagtttgtcGGAGATTGTGTTTCAGACCCTTGACTTTACTGTACGTCACGGAAGTCCATCCCCGGCGAGCTTCTGCTGCTTGGCCAGTcctaatgcatagttaaatcagtaagattCCTTTAACGTCTCATTACTTATTGAGTTATGcaatatacagggccagctcagctcttctcgACGGTCCTtcgtaatgtatagtgaagcctTTAAGTTTGGGGACTTAAAGGAAGAGAGCGTAGGGA includes:
- the SNX8 gene encoding sorting nexin-8, which produces MQVTEGNPLMLSYTLPDLFGHDTVQVELIPEKKGLFLKHVEYEVSSTFFKSSVYRRYNDFVVFQEMLLQKYPYRMVPALPPKRMLGADREFIESRRRALKRFINLVARHPSFWDDVLVNIFLTYNGQDIQNKMRESIRGVGDEYITCKMSAQAKDFLPSDIQVQFAASRELIRNIYNSFYKLRDRAERMAARAIDNATDLLGFGKELSALGSDTTPLPSWAALTHGAWSSLKQALKGLSVEFALLADKAAQQGKLEEIDVVEKLNLFLDLLQSYKDLCERHEKGVLHKHQKALHKYSLMKKQIISASVQNKEGESVEQLESRIAEQENAIMAMELRNHFSLYCLHQETQLIHIYLPLTSHILGAFVNSQIQGHKEMNQVWNELKPKLNCLFVGTHGLPSPPLSPEERGFFPR